GGGCGACAAATGTAAAAATTCATTTAGCAATactgcaaattaaaaatactCCATTCAAGTAAAAGAACATTTCACTCTgattagtggagtagaagtataaataaGCATGGAAGTTGCTGTACTACAGTACATGAatatatacagtggtggaaatatTTATCTATATTTAGAGAAATCACTGATACAACTCCTCTGAGATTTAAAGAATTGCCCGAGGGTGCATGGTTTGTATGATTCATAAAATATCCACCCGCCTGCCAACCTAAGGCAAACAGAAAGACAAGTAACTCTTATCTATCACTCAGGTGTCTTTACATACGTACTTCTgctcatatacacacacagaatgtTTGAGGGAACAAAGGCCGGCCTAATGAGACATGGGTGTTTCCTGAAATGGTTAAAGTATTACAGTAAACTTCTGGTATTTGATCAAGATAAAGTTTGGCCAAAACCACCATGAAACTGCAACTCAGAGGAAACATTTCATTCAATAAACTATAAAATCTAACAGTAGGCCTCTTCATAATATTGTCAGTGTGCAGAATTAAGGCTGTAAAGACCCAATAATCAGTTTTATTAGGGGAATTATATCTCAAATTAGTCTTCTTCTCATTTAAAGAGGATGTCACAGGGATTTAAATTAGAATGGAAAAGCACTTAGTATTACTATAAACTATTTATTTGGGGTATCTACATTGTACTCCGTGGCTGAATCTCacaaagtacatttaatcatttaaaaaagtactgtatttatataCAAACTTAAGTTACTTATAATTAGCTTCATGCCACGTTATACTTTTAGCTAAGGCCTGTCAAGTAAAAACCAactaaatagaataaaataaaaatacagcaatACCAGAGCAAGCAGAAAAGCAAATTTAAAGCATAAAGTGTACCAGAAACCAGAAGCCAAGTATATcctcaaaaagtaaaaatgcacTGAGAGTTGCAGcttaaaccagggatgggcaactggaggcccaggggccgcgtacggcccgcaccctcacttgaaagggccctcagtacaactacatgcatttgagcatgaaatctttaaagtgctgtgtaaaaatgcacaaaattacttcttgcagttaatgttggtctgctgttcttgtactaaaaaaagaaatcacagtaagtggttattttttatttgttaaccttttgtattcctatttatactgttctacatgcatttgagcatgaaatatgttaagttactgcactgtaaacatatttaaaattgcagtttcatcatatcaggttaagtgcacggtcctatatgtggccctgtggtagtgttgatgagaaattgtggccccctgcaacACCtaggttgcccatccctggcttaAACTATAATTTTTAAGGCAGAAGACCACACCCCCAGAAACTTGAAAACAAAGCCTTATAACAGGCCAATTTGAGCTAAGTAACTAAGGCCTGTCGAGTCGAAACACactaaatagaataaaataaaaatacagcaatACTAGAGCATGCAGAAAAGCAAATTTAAAGCATAAACTATACCAGAAGCCAAGTAGATCCTCAAATATTaaaattgcacacacacacacacacacacacacacacacacacacacacacacacacacacacacacacacacacacactgtcttttGTTGTAATGTGCCACTCCTCTGCTGGGTCAATGGTTAGTTTGCATCTTGTGCCTCTAAAGTAAACACTCTTAGGTTTGGTGCTCTGCCGCTCCCTCGTCTCTCATATAAAACGAGGCTTCCAGCAGAGACCAGATCCTGACTGAAGCCTCCTGATTCTCTCCGTCCGTCTCACCGCCTGCTGCCATGTTTGTTGCTCCTCCTGGCTACCAGCCGATCTACGGCCCTGTGAGTATCTGCACTGACAAACACAGTCCATTTCaggattgtgtgtgtttgggatttccaaacttgtattttttcctTCAGAGGACTTGGCAGAGAATCATGTTGCACTATAAACAACCTTATGACCTAAAACTGATATAATAGTGGattattttatgaaaataactatttttttgaTACATCAAGCTGTCTAATTTTAGATGTCTTTGTCTGCATTAATGATAAAGATTACCATTGActatagagctgcaacaattattcaaatagtcgaacaataatcaattattaaattaatcgtcaactattttgataatctaataattggtttgagcatttttttttaaagacaataagtccaaattctctgatttcagtttcttcaatgtgaatatttctggtttctttgttcctttatgacaataaactgacaaataattttcagtgccctctgctcgggccagttcatcgctgcttgcagctttaatttatcttgttttaagagttaatttattatttttaagcgttcaaaatgcttatttctagatttaacaatcttaacaACATGTAACATGTAACTTGTAACaacatctgtccatgcagcaagatcatttccctcagatttagtgttttatcttgttttagacacagcttttttgcagtgagcattcagtgaaattgtttttttgtttattttaaagctgCACTTGCAAAAACGTTTGGTGGTAAAAGTTTCAGTATGATCTCAAGTCAATATCAGGCaaataaaatctaataaaatCAGGACAGTGCAGGACTCCTCCTGCTCTAACAGCTTATTCAAATGATCAACTGATGATTTGCTGAAGCTGCTTGATGAAAAGCTGATCATTTGAATCAGCTGCAAGAAGTCCAGCACACGAGTAAATGTGTAGTACTTGTTAATTTTTATGGAGACAACCTTGAAGGATCCCACTCTTTGTGAATCACTGAATTactgtattataataataataataataataatatatactgtGACTGTATAATGAGTATTTCTTGTGCACTGTGCAGGCAATTCCTTACCTGGGGCCCATTTATGGAGGCGTGAGGGAGGGAACGTCCATCTACATCCAGGGGTCCATTCCTGAGGACATTaccaggtaaaaaaataaaaaaaataaaaaaaaaataaaaaaaaaaatatatatatatatatttaacatctGCATCAACTTgttatttggacatttttttctctctctttttttaaacaaactttaaatGCTTAAATAGCACAATAATGcaaattattatgttattttcagcttttttatttagatGATCAGTTTCTTATTTCATGATGATCAAAATGCATACGAATAAAAAAGCATAGTGGTTTTTCGGTTCGGGGTGCTAAAGTATAATCCCTTTTGCTCTCAAAACTAAAAACTGGaaacagtgcccccttttcctttttccgtTTTAAACCAAAATTGGAAAAACGCATTTTGCTCTCAGcatcaaaaaatgaaataaccaaaaaccaaaatgaaataatgaaataatcattttttgtttctcatttattaatatgtcgGCGGACAGACCGGaagtgggaaaataaaagtcccatcaaaataaaagtcccatgttaacttattattatttatatacagtctatggttttgacagaaaaagggattataCTTGAGAATTCATTCAAAGCAACTGAGAAAAGCTGCAATCTCGTCTCTCAATCCAAGGTCTTCTTGTCTGAGTTCTGTCCActgagacattttttaatctctAACCTAAACGGGGGAACACCTTGTGTAATCTGACTCTGGGTGGAGCAGCAGGTTTCTTTGTTGGAAATCAAAGCATATTTGTAATACACAGCTCCAGTTTTATCACCCTCCCCTCCCCTTTTCAAAATAGTAATATCTGAGGGACTTTACAGGCCATTAACAGGCAGAGTAAACACTGCACATACCTGACTGTATCATTATATCTTTAGCTCTTTGTGGGGACATCTGACACGCCTCAACTGTTTGTATTTCCTCAGTCCATTCAGAAATAAGATGACGTAATGTCGCTGCTGTTCCTTTCTGCAGATTCTTCATCAACCTGCTCTGTGGAGAGTCTGAGTCCAGCGACATCGCCTGCCACTTCAACCCTCGCTTCGATGGCTGGGACAAGGTGGTCTTCAACTCCCGTCAGGACGGTGACTGGGGCTCTGAGGACAAGATCCGGGACATGCCCTTCAGTAAGGGCCAGGCCTTTGAAATGGTCATCATGATCACGTCACAGGGCTACCAGGTCAGAGCAGCAAGAAATACAAACTATTTTCTAAATCATAAATGATTTATAACAAACTCTTACAGTGGCAGACTCAGTGTTGGAAGGGCAGGGGCgacaaaataaaaagggcacattctgcacaacatggagccCCACCAGCAGCAAAAAGCTCTGATGCATCATGTTTGATGAAATtgtcctcatccttgattaggattagcattaagttaaaaggagatccagatcaaagtaattaatggtACTGATCTAGTAACTTAGTAACTACAGATTTTAGTACCTCTAGATGTAGCTGTTCGTCATAGCGACGCCACATGAAAGCAACGCCTCTTTCACATTCTACGTTCGTCGGCTACCAAAGAGAGGAACCATGGCACTAGAGGGGCACTTTAGAAGGACACTCCTTAAGGcacattatcaaaaaaaagcaagaggaactccccgaacagaggaaacaaaagggCTATGAACATTTAACAGTCTAGAAGACCTGACACTAATAATCCCtaaaaagagggaaaacacaaaactcctgaCTATCCTGAAACTCAGGGCAAACTATCCTACGGGATAAGGAACAAACAACTAGACAAGGGAAAGgggaaaaagggacaaaataaaatactaataaacaaaaggcgctccaaaagggaggaaatgACTGAACAGGGAAAAGGACTAAACCAAAGATCACTCCGTAAAATGGAGGAACAATCTAAgggagaaaaactaaataactcaaAATCACTCTTAAGGAGGAATAACAAAAGGCAATCTAACAACTAACGAACTAAGGGAGcagctaagctgtgaaaatttacaaaagaaaatcactcttacgaggagaacaaacttgaaaacgaagcaaggcagatgactgtggcgatgacaagaactgtggtaatgctggcgagacgaaaaacgacacactggcacaggacaagggagacacagactatttaacacatgagggaaggagcaccaggtgaacacaattggtaattaggggagacactcaggcaggagacacacacagggaggggcaggtgacctgaaacgagaggagagttacttttcaaaataaaagcagtgacgagaccaagacataaaaaacccaagacctcaccacggtgtgacaGAGAGGGGGCGGTCGCCCCTCCTGCCCCcccttttatacacacaactgaaatgcttttatacatacaattttgtaaaagcatttcagttgtgtgtataaaagcatttcagttgtgtgtgagACAGCATAACATTTCAGTGGTGTTTGTGAAAGCATTTCACTTGTAagtttgtgaggtttttttactatagtgtgtgaatgtgttttgtttcataTGTGTGTCTGAATGGTAATTCTGAATTATGTCCCTGATAGTCCCTCACATGTGGCCTGTTTCTGTCGCAGATCAAAGTCAACGGTAATGACTTCTACACCTTTGAACACCGCCTCCCTGTGGAGAGAATTTGTGCGATGCAAATCGCCGGAGATGTTTCCATCCAGACGATTAATGTCATCGGGGTGAGACTTTCTGTCCACGAAGCTTTCAGCTTCATGCTTTGGGCTTCGCTGGGGCAAAGAAATTCAGTTTCTAATGCTTTCTGCTTCTGTGCCAGGCGGCTCGAGGTGGCATGAATAGGTATCCTGGAGGAATGGGAGTGAGTAGAAACTATTCAATGTTTCACTGTGACAGATTTGCGCTTGCTTTGTTTTGCTGCAAACTGTTCATTTCTTCAAGCTTTTGCAAAGCTGAAACCTCAATATGCAATAAAAACTAACATCTTCTGGCTCCTGCAGGTGACAAGCAATTAGTAGATAAGAGATAAGATTTATTGATCCCAATgggggaaattcaggtgttgcagcgGCTCAAGTACAGTTTAAGAAAACAGTTTAAGATAACACATAACCACAAGAACCACAAGACAGcataaaacagcagagacacTACATCCACTAGTGGTGTGATAAAACTAGATGTGCAAACCATATGAAAGTGGCAATGTGAGGTAGCAAGTAGTGAAACTATAATAGTATAAGGAcaaaaatatatagtatatatatacatactgcATGTGCAATGTGGTTGCTAGagtgttattttttatcaagaGATTACGTGACTGTGTTGGCATATCAGGTATAGCATTacaatggttttcttcataTCTAACTGACAGAAGTTTTACTGTCTctatattggtgtttttgtttctgactTTTCCCCACCGTCATGTGGGGTCCTACAGGGCTCAGTTCTGGGGCCCCTGTTGTTCTCACTGTACTTACTGCCCCTAGGACAGATCATAAatagttttaacatttaacataatttatgtgTGGGCGATATCCAACTCTGTTTCTGATTTAAACCCAGTGAAGTTTTTTAAGTTATCTAGACTCCTAGAATGTTTTAATACTATCAGGGAATGGTTGGCAGAAAACCTCTTGCAGCTCAACGCTGACACTTCTGTTTGGTTATTTTAGGGAGGAATGGGAGGAGGCATGGGAGGAGGCATGGGAGGAGGCATGGGTGTAAGTATTcataatttaagtttaaaaatacatttcaacacAGCATTGTAAAGGGTTTTAACATGTTCACCACTTTTTAACAGGGAGGATATCCAGGAGGTGGCATGGGGGTGAGTTATTTTTGTCTATAAATGTAGtttcttttataataattaCGATTAATTACAttcaattaaacattttaactgatATACAGGGAGGATACCCAGGAGGAATGGGAGGAGGAATGGGAGGAGGAATGGGAGGAGGCATGGGAGGAGGAATGGGAGGAGGCATGGGAGGAGGAATGGGAGGAGGCATGGGAGTAAGTATACTTAATATCAGGATttgaaaattgaattaaatacatcattattaatatttaaaataatctcCACTCTTCAACAGGGTGGATATCCAGGAGAAGGCATGGGGGTgaataaatattcatatttctgCTCTTCATTAGTCCTGAAATTCATTCAGTAAAAAATACAGAGCTAATtgtcaaaaaaatgaaaagaatctTATAAAATCCTTCTTTTTACGTGTGCTTCTTTACAGGGTGGATATCCAGGAGGAGGCATGGGAGGTGGTATGGGGGTaggaacatgttttatttataatattttacttttgtgttatttgcacattttattatttgtattaactGACTTTATTTTGTCTTCTGTCAGGGAGGATATCCAGGATCAAATCTGCCGGTGAGAAAACTGCATGATTACATGCACACATCCATAAAGCCCTCTTCTGTGGAAGATATTTTCTTACTTCTAATAATCGAATTTTAATCTTTTATCTGTTAATGTGATTACAG
This is a stretch of genomic DNA from Centropristis striata isolate RG_2023a ecotype Rhode Island chromosome 4, C.striata_1.0, whole genome shotgun sequence. It encodes these proteins:
- the LOC131969799 gene encoding galectin-4-like isoform X2; this translates as MFVAPPGYQPIYGPAIPYLGPIYGGVREGTSIYIQGSIPEDITRFFINLLCGESESSDIACHFNPRFDGWDKVVFNSRQDGDWGSEDKIRDMPFSKGQAFEMVIMITSQGYQIKVNGNDFYTFEHRLPVERICAMQIAGDVSIQTINVIGGGMGGGMGGGMGGGMGGGYPGGGMGGGYPGGMGGGMGGGMGGGMGGGMGGGMGGGMGGGMGGGYPGEGMGGGYPGGGMGGGMGGGYPGSNLPSMGGQPVYNPPVPYSNMIPGGMSPKRTIIIRGMVPYGADRMSINFMVGRSRDIAFHMNPRVREGVVVRNSMLGGNWGQEEREMGMNPFMEGQYFDMSIRCGNQRFKVFVNGQHLFDFFHRLQSFNEIDMLEIEGDIQISYIHF
- the LOC131969799 gene encoding galectin-4-like isoform X1, which encodes MFVAPPGYQPIYGPAIPYLGPIYGGVREGTSIYIQGSIPEDITRFFINLLCGESESSDIACHFNPRFDGWDKVVFNSRQDGDWGSEDKIRDMPFSKGQAFEMVIMITSQGYQIKVNGNDFYTFEHRLPVERICAMQIAGDVSIQTINVIGAARGGMNRYPGGMGGGMGGGMGGGMGGGMGGGYPGGGMGGGYPGGMGGGMGGGMGGGMGGGMGGGMGGGMGGGMGGGYPGEGMGGGYPGGGMGGGMGGGYPGSNLPSMGGQPVYNPPVPYSNMIPGGMSPKRTIIIRGMVPYGADRMSINFMVGRSRDIAFHMNPRVREGVVVRNSMLGGNWGQEEREMGMNPFMEGQYFDMSIRCGNQRFKVFVNGQHLFDFFHRLQSFNEIDMLEIEGDIQISYIHF